The proteins below come from a single Prochlorococcus marinus str. MIT 9215 genomic window:
- a CDS encoding ABC transporter substrate-binding protein: MKYKKKVVLSIFIILISFLQNSCGSKRISRKFIVASSGKIESLDPARANTLKAIQLISSLGDTLYELNSDGELIPELASGMPVISKDRLQITINLRKNVFFHDGTAFNSNAMKFTFDRFKRIGTMNYILGNKIKSIETPSEYSFIINLNKPSSSLNGLLTSVNLTPISPTFYKKYSDKFLNEKFVGTGKYVLTSFSNEVQSIDPYLNYWGEKPLNNGVNFVGYSNSSSLFGALKSKQIDVLLSNSIDDSQRKNLNNLSKNKQFNEGNSPFTELSFISLKTSSYPLSNLNLRLALAKSLNRKLISEKVSYGLRKPSRSIIPPILKKDNQELWPKYNYLEARRLLKKENYCKGNILKIPLTYRSNVPADKLIALTWQAEIKNYLKDCIDIELNGVESTTVYKNLSLGIYTAVILDWTGAYSDPEAYLTPLLSCNEIVDGICKKGESVYSGSFWGSNKVESLFIESEKISGITRLEKLVEIEKIAASAIPYIPIWISSQKAWSQNKISKPVFNGAGIISLSDLKLINE, translated from the coding sequence ATGAAATATAAAAAAAAAGTTGTTTTATCAATATTTATTATTTTAATTTCTTTTTTACAGAATTCTTGCGGTTCAAAAAGAATATCTAGAAAATTCATAGTAGCAAGTTCTGGAAAAATTGAATCTTTAGATCCAGCTAGAGCAAATACTCTTAAAGCAATTCAATTAATCAGTTCTCTTGGAGACACATTATATGAATTAAATTCTGATGGAGAATTAATCCCTGAATTGGCCTCGGGGATGCCAGTTATTTCAAAGGATAGACTTCAAATAACTATCAATTTAAGAAAGAATGTTTTTTTTCACGATGGAACTGCATTTAACTCAAATGCTATGAAGTTTACCTTTGATAGATTCAAAAGAATTGGAACGATGAACTATATTTTAGGAAATAAGATTAAATCAATAGAAACGCCGAGTGAATATTCATTCATAATAAATTTGAATAAACCATCAAGTTCTTTAAATGGTTTACTCACATCAGTAAATCTAACTCCAATATCTCCTACATTTTACAAAAAATATTCTGATAAGTTTCTAAATGAAAAATTCGTTGGTACTGGCAAGTATGTGCTAACCAGTTTTTCTAATGAAGTGCAATCAATTGATCCATATTTGAATTATTGGGGTGAAAAGCCCTTAAATAACGGCGTTAATTTTGTGGGATATTCAAATTCGTCCTCTCTTTTTGGGGCTTTAAAAAGTAAACAAATTGACGTACTTTTATCAAATTCAATTGATGATAGTCAGAGAAAAAATTTAAATAATTTAAGCAAAAATAAACAGTTTAATGAAGGTAATAGCCCTTTTACTGAATTAAGTTTTATAAGCCTTAAAACTAGTTCTTATCCCTTAAGTAATCTTAATTTAAGACTGGCTTTGGCAAAAAGTCTTAATAGAAAATTGATTAGTGAGAAAGTAAGTTATGGATTAAGGAAGCCATCTAGATCAATTATTCCTCCGATATTAAAAAAAGATAATCAAGAACTGTGGCCTAAATATAATTATTTAGAAGCGAGAAGGTTATTGAAAAAAGAAAATTATTGCAAAGGAAATATTCTAAAAATACCCCTTACTTATAGATCGAATGTCCCAGCTGACAAGCTTATTGCTCTGACATGGCAGGCGGAAATTAAAAATTATTTGAAAGATTGTATTGATATTGAACTCAATGGTGTTGAATCTACAACAGTTTATAAGAATTTAAGTTTAGGAATTTATACAGCAGTTATTCTCGATTGGACTGGAGCTTATTCAGATCCAGAAGCCTATCTCACCCCTCTTTTGAGTTGTAATGAAATAGTTGATGGTATATGTAAAAAAGGGGAATCAGTTTACAGCGGTAGTTTTTGGGGATCTAATAAAGTGGAAAGTTTATTTATTGAGAGTGAAAAAATAAGTGGAATTACAAGATTAGAAAAACTTGTTGAAATTGAAAAAATAGCAGCAAGTGCAATACCTTATATTCCTATTTGGATATCCTCACAAAAAGCATGGTCTCAAAATAAAATATCAAAACCTGTATTTAATGGTGCAGGAATAATTTCATTGAGCGATCTTAAATTAATAAATGAGTAG
- a CDS encoding homoserine dehydrogenase: MRKCKIGIVGFGTVGSGIYKILSSKVDSHPILQEIEVAKIAVRDLYKKRDIELDNNLLTDDPFKLINDPSIDVIVEVMGGVDLAKDIILQSLKLGKSVVTANKAVIARYGEEIYETASREGVYILSEAAVCGGIPIIEPLKRSLKSNSIKKMVGIINGTTNFILSKMTNEKADYKETLKLAQSLGYAEFDPTADVEGHDAADKISILSELAFGGKIKREEIHSEGISKINLKDIEYANKLGFEIKLLALSERVQINSNDSLALNIWVGPSLIPKSHPLATVKGVNNALLIEADPLGEIMLYGPGAGSGPTAASVVSDILNLHAASVKNNNSIDPLLSFDFWRNCHIIASTQINKKNYLRIICLDSPGVIGKIGDIFGKNNVSIESIVQLDASEDKAEIVVITHEVNNGDFERSKDEINSLNEVKIIASQLSCI, encoded by the coding sequence ATGAGAAAATGCAAAATTGGGATTGTAGGTTTTGGAACTGTAGGTTCAGGGATTTATAAAATATTAAGTTCTAAAGTTGATTCACATCCTATTCTACAAGAAATAGAAGTTGCAAAAATAGCAGTTAGAGATCTTTATAAAAAAAGGGATATTGAGCTAGATAATAATTTATTAACTGATGACCCATTTAAATTAATTAATGACCCCTCTATAGATGTAATTGTTGAAGTAATGGGAGGGGTTGATTTGGCAAAAGATATTATTCTGCAATCATTAAAATTAGGTAAATCTGTTGTTACAGCAAATAAAGCAGTCATTGCGAGATATGGTGAAGAAATATATGAAACTGCATCTAGAGAAGGAGTTTATATATTGTCAGAGGCTGCAGTTTGCGGGGGGATTCCTATAATTGAGCCTTTAAAAAGATCATTAAAAAGTAACAGCATAAAAAAAATGGTTGGGATAATAAATGGCACAACAAATTTTATTCTTTCAAAGATGACAAATGAAAAAGCTGATTACAAGGAGACCTTAAAATTGGCACAAAGCCTTGGGTATGCAGAATTTGATCCAACTGCAGATGTTGAGGGCCATGATGCTGCTGATAAGATTTCAATTCTTAGTGAACTTGCATTTGGAGGAAAAATCAAAAGAGAGGAGATTCATTCTGAGGGAATTAGTAAAATTAATCTAAAGGATATCGAATATGCCAACAAATTAGGGTTTGAAATAAAACTTTTAGCGCTCTCCGAAAGGGTACAAATTAATAGTAATGATTCACTCGCTTTGAATATTTGGGTAGGACCTTCTTTGATTCCAAAATCTCATCCCTTGGCAACAGTTAAGGGAGTTAATAATGCCTTATTGATAGAGGCTGATCCTCTTGGAGAGATAATGTTATATGGTCCAGGTGCTGGGAGTGGCCCAACTGCTGCATCAGTAGTATCAGATATATTAAATCTGCATGCCGCCTCAGTAAAAAATAATAATTCAATCGATCCATTATTATCTTTTGATTTCTGGAGAAACTGCCATATAATAGCTTCTACACAAATAAATAAAAAAAATTACCTTAGAATTATTTGCCTTGATAGTCCAGGTGTCATAGGAAAGATTGGAGATATTTTTGGAAAGAATAATGTATCAATAGAATCAATTGTTCAACTTGATGCTAGTGAGGACAAAGCCGAAATTGTCGTTATTACTCATGAGGTGAATAATGGAGATTTTGAGAGATCGAAAGATGAAATAAATTCGCTAAATGAAGTCAAAATTATTGCAAGTCAATTAAGTTGTATTTAA
- the trxA gene encoding thioredoxin, which translates to MSSAPAVTDSSFDKDVLQSDLPVLVDFWAPWCGPCRMVAPVVEEISKDFEGKIKVFKLNTDENPNVASQYGIRSIPTLMIFKGGQKVDTVVGAVPKATLSSTLSKHL; encoded by the coding sequence ATGTCATCAGCTCCAGCCGTAACTGATTCTTCATTTGACAAAGATGTACTGCAAAGTGATCTACCAGTATTGGTTGATTTTTGGGCCCCATGGTGCGGTCCATGTAGGATGGTCGCCCCAGTTGTAGAAGAAATCTCAAAAGACTTTGAAGGGAAAATTAAAGTTTTTAAATTAAACACAGATGAGAATCCAAATGTAGCCAGTCAATACGGAATTAGAAGTATTCCTACATTAATGATCTTTAAAGGAGGTCAAAAGGTTGATACCGTTGTTGGCGCTGTGCCAAAGGCAACTCTTTCGAGCACTTTATCTAAGCATTTATAA
- the ruvC gene encoding crossover junction endodeoxyribonuclease RuvC, with amino-acid sequence MRIIGIDPGLARVGYGIIEIENEKKILLDCGVIETGKDKKEEDRLYEIFKDLNELINHWNPTSAAVEKFFFYRSSTTISVVQARGVIMMVLASKKIQVSEYSPAQIKLTIAGSGKASKKEVLDAVMFSLELKKPPKPDDSADALAIALTKLNEDGIN; translated from the coding sequence GTGAGAATAATTGGGATTGATCCTGGATTAGCTAGAGTTGGTTATGGAATTATTGAAATTGAAAATGAAAAAAAGATATTATTAGATTGTGGCGTCATTGAGACAGGTAAAGATAAAAAAGAAGAAGATAGACTTTATGAGATATTCAAAGATCTTAATGAATTAATAAATCATTGGAATCCAACATCAGCTGCGGTAGAAAAATTTTTCTTTTACAGATCAAGCACTACCATTAGTGTGGTGCAGGCTAGAGGCGTAATTATGATGGTATTGGCCTCCAAAAAAATTCAAGTTAGTGAATATTCTCCTGCCCAGATAAAATTAACCATTGCTGGGTCTGGAAAAGCATCCAAGAAAGAAGTTCTTGATGCTGTTATGTTTAGCTTAGAACTTAAAAAACCTCCAAAACCTGATGATTCAGCAGATGCCTTGGCCATAGCTCTCACAAAACTAAATGAAGATGGCATCAACTGA
- the petG gene encoding cytochrome b6-f complex subunit V, whose amino-acid sequence MIEPLLCGIVLGLVPITLLGLFVSAWNQYRRGSGMLDID is encoded by the coding sequence ATGATCGAGCCTCTTCTATGTGGAATTGTTTTAGGTTTAGTTCCAATAACTCTTCTTGGATTATTCGTAAGTGCATGGAATCAATACAGAAGAGGTTCAGGGATGCTTGACATTGATTAA
- a CDS encoding c-type cytochrome — translation MSTSSSTAAEKDFKKEFSKIVFVIFGVLLICFSIFFVNHQENNKYIIETLELNGSAEEGDALFKINCVGCHGITARGLVGPDLHSITQRLNDKEIIKQVTRGLTPPMPSFEIDPVNMSNLLKYLHSLE, via the coding sequence GTGTCAACATCTTCATCAACTGCAGCAGAAAAAGATTTTAAGAAAGAATTCTCAAAAATTGTTTTTGTTATATTTGGAGTTTTATTGATTTGTTTTTCAATATTTTTCGTAAATCATCAAGAAAATAACAAATATATTATTGAAACTCTAGAGCTTAATGGCTCTGCTGAGGAAGGAGATGCTCTTTTTAAGATAAATTGTGTTGGATGTCATGGAATTACAGCAAGAGGATTAGTTGGCCCAGACTTACACTCAATAACTCAACGTTTAAATGATAAAGAGATAATAAAACAAGTTACTAGAGGCCTGACTCCTCCTATGCCAAGTTTTGAAATTGATCCTGTAAATATGTCCAATTTATTAAAATATCTTCATAGCCTTGAATGA
- a CDS encoding SufE family protein, with amino-acid sequence MENQEKYNNLSRLVEKLKKSEDSKRKYEYILWLGKKLKEPDNEILVEENKVKGCVSEVFVKANIKSGKLFWEGYSDALITKGLLAFLITGLNELTPNEVVKIDKKFIEDTGLRSSLTPSRANGFLNILLKMQSQANEFL; translated from the coding sequence ATGGAAAATCAGGAAAAATACAATAATTTATCAAGATTAGTAGAAAAGTTGAAGAAATCAGAAGATTCAAAAAGAAAATATGAATACATTTTGTGGTTAGGGAAAAAGTTGAAAGAACCAGATAATGAAATCCTTGTAGAAGAAAATAAAGTTAAGGGATGTGTTTCAGAAGTTTTTGTTAAGGCAAATATTAAAAGCGGTAAATTATTTTGGGAAGGATATTCTGATGCCCTAATAACAAAGGGTTTATTAGCATTTTTAATTACTGGGTTAAATGAATTAACACCAAATGAGGTTGTTAAAATAGATAAGAAATTTATTGAAGATACTGGTTTGAGATCAAGCCTAACTCCCTCTCGGGCAAATGGGTTTTTAAATATATTGTTAAAAATGCAGTCTCAAGCAAATGAATTTTTGTAG
- the hisH gene encoding imidazole glycerol phosphate synthase subunit HisH, translated as MHKIGLIDYGMGNIHSVTKSLESLGEEIILIKNFNDSNLCKAIILPGVGAFDPAMNNLINTDLITDLKNWIKSGKSFLGICLGLQLLFESSDEGKVQGLGIIKGKIQKIPNIVNQRIPHMGWCQLLPTKKNTLFGIEELNNWVYFVHSYHAIPDDLNIIAAQVDYGSEKLTAMIENDNLLACQFHPEKSGKTGEKLLKRWLSNIQ; from the coding sequence TTGCATAAAATTGGACTAATAGACTATGGAATGGGGAATATTCATTCTGTAACGAAATCTCTAGAAAGTCTTGGTGAAGAAATTATATTGATTAAAAATTTTAATGATTCTAATCTTTGTAAAGCGATAATACTTCCTGGGGTTGGAGCATTTGATCCAGCGATGAATAATCTCATAAATACTGATCTGATAACTGATTTGAAAAATTGGATTAAAAGTGGGAAGTCCTTTTTGGGGATATGTTTAGGTCTCCAACTCCTTTTTGAATCTAGTGATGAAGGAAAAGTTCAAGGGCTGGGGATTATAAAAGGAAAAATACAAAAAATACCCAATATTGTTAACCAAAGAATTCCACACATGGGTTGGTGCCAACTTTTACCTACCAAAAAAAATACTTTATTTGGGATTGAAGAATTAAATAATTGGGTCTATTTTGTACATTCCTATCATGCAATCCCAGATGACTTAAATATTATTGCAGCTCAGGTTGATTATGGCTCTGAAAAATTAACTGCAATGATTGAGAATGATAATTTATTGGCATGTCAATTTCATCCCGAAAAATCCGGGAAAACCGGTGAAAAACTTTTGAAAAGATGGCTGAGTAATATTCAATAA
- the rsmD gene encoding 16S rRNA (guanine(966)-N(2))-methyltransferase RsmD: MKTNLRLIGGKKLQSPNNSYTRPTTLRVREAIFNILNNRVENSNWLDLFSGTGAISCEAYNHGASKIIAIEKNKINSKICLENLLSLENIDKRRNDIEVICKDVLKWTKPNYERNLSSRNMDLNKLKFDFVYLDPPYDVDFHELVLNQLFNCNLLKKDSTVICEHSPNLFIKKSTLWETIDVRNYGQSRLTFLINVKHP, from the coding sequence ATGAAGACTAACTTAAGATTAATAGGTGGGAAAAAACTCCAAAGTCCAAATAATTCGTATACTAGACCTACAACTTTGAGAGTAAGAGAGGCCATATTTAATATTTTGAACAATAGAGTTGAAAATAGTAATTGGTTAGATTTATTTAGTGGAACAGGGGCCATATCTTGTGAAGCCTATAATCATGGTGCAAGCAAAATAATTGCAATTGAAAAAAATAAAATTAACTCAAAAATTTGCTTAGAAAATTTACTCTCGTTGGAGAATATAGATAAAAGGAGAAATGATATCGAAGTTATTTGTAAGGACGTTTTGAAATGGACAAAACCTAATTATGAGAGAAACTTATCATCTAGAAATATGGATTTAAACAAATTAAAATTTGATTTTGTTTATCTAGATCCTCCATATGATGTGGATTTCCATGAATTAGTTTTAAATCAATTATTTAATTGCAATCTTTTAAAAAAAGATTCAACAGTTATTTGTGAACATTCTCCAAACCTATTTATTAAAAAAAGTACTTTGTGGGAAACTATAGATGTAAGAAATTATGGACAGTCAAGATTAACATTTTTAATCAATGTCAAGCATCCCTGA
- a CDS encoding GuaB3 family IMP dehydrogenase-related protein produces the protein MNIELGLNKKVRRAYGIDEIALVPGNRTLDYDLTDPSWSIGDFKREVPIVASAMDSVVDVNTAVELTKLGSLGVINMEGIQTRYENPDKILNQIASVGKNDFVPLMQKIYSEPVKEGLILQRINEVKEKGGIAAFSGTPQAAIKFKETLNNSKLDLFFLQGTVVSTEHLGMEGKETLNIKDLCQSMNVPVVAGNCVTYEVAKLLMDAGVAGLMVGIGPGAACTSRGVLGIGIPQATAIADCSAARNDYFKQSGRYIPIIGDGGIVTGGDICKCLACGADAVMIGSPIAKSSNAPGKGFHWGMATPSPLLPRGTRIEVGSTGSLERIIKGPALLDDGTHNLLGAIRTSMSTLGAKNIKEMQEVEIVIAPSLLTEGKVYQKAQQLGMGK, from the coding sequence GTGAATATTGAACTTGGTTTAAATAAAAAAGTCAGACGGGCTTATGGCATCGATGAAATAGCTTTAGTCCCTGGTAATAGAACACTTGATTATGATTTGACTGATCCTTCTTGGTCAATAGGTGATTTCAAAAGAGAAGTCCCGATAGTCGCTAGTGCCATGGATAGTGTTGTCGATGTCAATACGGCTGTGGAGCTCACAAAATTAGGTTCCCTAGGGGTTATTAATATGGAGGGCATACAAACACGATACGAAAACCCTGATAAAATATTGAACCAAATAGCATCAGTTGGGAAGAATGATTTTGTTCCATTAATGCAGAAAATATACAGTGAACCGGTCAAGGAAGGATTAATTTTACAAAGAATAAATGAGGTGAAAGAAAAAGGAGGTATAGCAGCTTTTAGCGGGACTCCTCAAGCTGCCATTAAGTTTAAAGAAACACTTAATAATTCCAAACTAGATTTATTTTTCCTTCAAGGAACAGTTGTTTCCACAGAACATCTTGGTATGGAAGGTAAGGAAACCTTAAATATTAAAGATCTCTGTCAATCAATGAATGTCCCAGTTGTAGCCGGTAATTGTGTTACTTACGAAGTTGCAAAACTTCTAATGGATGCTGGAGTTGCAGGATTGATGGTTGGGATAGGACCTGGAGCGGCATGTACATCAAGAGGAGTATTGGGAATTGGAATCCCTCAAGCAACCGCAATTGCTGATTGTAGTGCGGCACGAAATGATTACTTTAAACAAAGTGGTCGTTATATTCCTATTATTGGCGATGGAGGAATTGTTACTGGCGGAGATATCTGTAAATGTTTAGCTTGTGGAGCAGATGCTGTAATGATTGGATCCCCAATAGCTAAATCCTCAAACGCTCCAGGTAAAGGCTTTCACTGGGGTATGGCTACTCCAAGTCCACTATTGCCAAGGGGCACAAGAATTGAAGTTGGTTCTACAGGATCCTTAGAGAGAATAATTAAAGGTCCTGCCTTACTTGATGATGGGACACATAACTTATTAGGAGCCATTAGAACCTCAATGAGTACTCTTGGGGCAAAAAATATTAAAGAAATGCAAGAAGTTGAAATAGTTATCGCACCATCGCTGCTTACAGAAGGTAAGGTTTATCAAAAAGCTCAGCAGCTTGGGATGGGCAAGTAA
- a CDS encoding 5-formyltetrahydrofolate cyclo-ligase has product MTISEKKKWERHTFRKLRDEISLNQRENVEKNVKLYVDSFIKEYKNIGYIAIYWPLRNEVDIRSLKEKFSLALPRCKDKNELLFYPWDEEPLTKDYEGILSPNKSFSLSYNHISMILVPCLSVDKNLTRLGYGGGYFDKLRRDNNWRNVPCIGVLTSNCVSKIPLTRADWDIPLSGFITEKEIFV; this is encoded by the coding sequence ATGACTATTTCTGAAAAAAAGAAATGGGAAAGGCATACCTTTAGAAAACTTAGAGATGAGATTTCTCTAAATCAGAGAGAAAATGTAGAAAAGAATGTAAAATTATATGTTGATTCATTTATTAAGGAATATAAAAATATTGGTTACATAGCAATATATTGGCCTCTAAGAAATGAAGTAGATATAAGAAGTCTTAAGGAAAAATTTTCTTTAGCTTTGCCTAGATGTAAAGATAAAAATGAATTATTATTTTATCCATGGGATGAAGAACCTCTCACAAAAGATTATGAGGGGATACTTAGTCCAAATAAATCTTTTTCATTAAGTTATAACCATATAAGTATGATTCTTGTACCATGTCTTTCTGTAGATAAAAATTTAACAAGATTAGGTTATGGAGGAGGTTATTTTGATAAATTAAGGAGAGATAATAATTGGAGAAATGTGCCATGCATCGGAGTATTAACTTCCAATTGTGTAAGTAAGATTCCATTAACTAGAGCTGATTGGGATATACCTTTGTCAGGTTTTATCACAGAAAAAGAAATATTTGTATAA
- a CDS encoding ABC transporter permease: protein MSRNLNKLLNYSLLKISLIPIMLWIISSLVFILLRVAPGDPVDAILGSGADEVSREFLRNKLGLNEPLINQYFSYIKNILHLDFGQSLSTQEPVLNIIIKSLPASLELGFFSILSATLIGFPLGLIGLRNKGKKTDYIARIFGIATYAIPPFWGAMLAQLLFSVFFNIFPIGGRFPIFQQQPQITGFLVLDSILSNDIIALKDSLYHLALPAITLGFLLSGIFSRSLRVNLDKTLKSDYVNAAICRGISRKKIFLNHALPNSLLPIVTISGLTMASLAGGALLFEVTFSWPGIALRLHEAISQRDYTLVQGIVIFTSMIIVSLNLFVDILIAYLDPRIEF, encoded by the coding sequence ATGAGTAGAAATTTAAATAAACTACTAAATTATTCCTTATTAAAAATTTCATTAATACCGATAATGTTATGGATAATTTCCTCATTAGTTTTTATTTTATTAAGAGTTGCTCCTGGCGATCCTGTTGATGCCATACTTGGATCTGGCGCAGATGAGGTTTCTAGGGAATTTCTAAGAAATAAATTAGGGCTAAATGAACCTCTCATAAATCAATATTTTTCATACATTAAAAACATATTGCACTTAGATTTTGGCCAATCTCTTAGCACCCAAGAGCCAGTCCTGAATATTATTATTAAGTCATTGCCTGCAAGTCTTGAGCTTGGATTCTTTTCAATATTAAGTGCCACATTAATAGGCTTTCCATTAGGATTAATTGGCTTAAGAAATAAAGGGAAAAAGACCGATTATATTGCGAGAATATTTGGAATTGCTACATATGCGATCCCTCCTTTTTGGGGTGCAATGTTAGCGCAATTATTATTTTCTGTATTTTTTAATATTTTCCCAATTGGAGGTAGATTTCCAATATTTCAGCAACAACCTCAAATTACAGGTTTTCTAGTTTTAGATAGTATTCTTTCAAATGATATTATTGCTTTGAAAGATAGTCTTTATCATCTCGCACTTCCTGCGATTACACTTGGCTTTTTATTAAGTGGTATATTTAGCCGCTCATTAAGAGTAAATTTGGATAAGACATTAAAAAGTGATTATGTAAATGCTGCTATATGTAGAGGAATATCAAGGAAAAAAATATTTTTAAATCATGCGTTGCCCAATTCTCTTTTGCCTATTGTCACTATTTCTGGCTTGACGATGGCCTCATTAGCGGGAGGTGCTTTATTGTTCGAAGTAACTTTTTCATGGCCAGGTATAGCTTTAAGATTACATGAAGCTATTTCTCAAAGAGACTATACCTTGGTTCAAGGAATTGTAATTTTTACCTCTATGATCATAGTCTCTTTAAATCTTTTCGTGGATATTTTAATTGCCTATTTAGATCCACGAATAGAGTTCTAA
- the bchI gene encoding magnesium chelatase ATPase subunit I translates to MPTTKKRRVFPFTAVIGQEEMKLALLLNVIDPRIGGVMIMGDRGTGKSTTIRALADLLPAIDVVKDDPYNSSLVDPDLQSKEVLEKITQGENLESIQKQVPMVDLPLGATEDRLCGTIDIEKALSEGVKAFEPGLLAKANRGLLYVDEVNLLDDHLVDVLLDSAASGWNTVEREGVSVRHPARFVLIGSGNPEEGELRPQLLDRFGMSVEVKTVRDAELRVQVVDQRTSFDDNPDEFSLNVEKQQDELQQKVIKAQEILNSVQMDDDLRLNISAICGELDVDGLRGDIVTNRSARAIAAFEGRTEVQEDDIARVISCSLRHRLRKDPLEQVDSGERVIQAFCKIFDLDEKENLSKFQLSAEA, encoded by the coding sequence GTGCCTACAACAAAGAAAAGAAGAGTTTTTCCTTTTACAGCAGTAATTGGTCAAGAAGAAATGAAATTAGCTCTCTTGTTAAATGTTATTGATCCAAGAATAGGAGGAGTGATGATAATGGGTGATAGGGGGACTGGAAAGTCTACTACAATCAGAGCCTTAGCTGATTTGTTGCCAGCAATCGATGTTGTTAAAGACGATCCATACAATAGTTCACTAGTCGATCCTGATTTGCAAAGTAAAGAAGTTTTGGAAAAAATTACTCAAGGAGAAAATTTAGAAAGTATTCAAAAACAAGTACCTATGGTTGACTTGCCTTTAGGGGCTACTGAAGACAGGCTTTGTGGAACGATTGATATAGAGAAGGCTTTGAGCGAAGGTGTTAAGGCATTCGAACCAGGTCTATTAGCAAAAGCCAATAGGGGTTTACTATACGTTGATGAAGTGAATTTACTTGATGATCATTTAGTTGATGTACTTTTAGATTCGGCCGCTTCCGGATGGAATACAGTTGAAAGGGAGGGTGTCTCAGTTCGACATCCTGCTAGGTTTGTCCTTATTGGTTCAGGAAATCCAGAAGAAGGTGAATTAAGGCCTCAACTATTGGACAGGTTTGGAATGAGTGTTGAAGTTAAGACAGTTAGAGATGCTGAATTAAGAGTTCAAGTAGTAGATCAAAGAACTTCTTTTGACGATAATCCTGATGAGTTTTCATTGAATGTTGAGAAGCAACAGGATGAACTTCAACAAAAGGTTATTAAAGCACAAGAAATATTAAATTCTGTTCAAATGGATGATGACCTAAGATTGAATATCTCTGCAATCTGCGGGGAACTAGATGTTGATGGTTTACGTGGAGATATTGTTACAAATAGGTCTGCAAGAGCAATCGCAGCCTTTGAAGGCAGAACTGAAGTACAGGAAGATGACATTGCAAGGGTTATTTCTTGTTCTTTAAGACATAGACTAAGAAAAGATCCCCTTGAACAAGTTGATTCAGGCGAAAGAGTCATTCAAGCTTTTTGTAAAATATTCGATTTAGATGAAAAAGAAAATCTTTCAAAATTCCAATTGTCTGCAGAAGCTTAA
- a CDS encoding RNA methyltransferase — MILGKNFSNLKVILVEPNGPLNVGSVARLCSNFEVDELRIVSPKCDIFSLEAKKMALKGQKFLKNCKVFDDLQKAIFDCDLVLASCGRIDVKKDSLFVSSEDIFDWTLSFKKINNLAIIFGREDRGLTNSELLLANKTFNIPTSQNNPSLNLSHAVSIVLYELNKSSKKNLNNELKVFNLASSKEVHDTFVEIEEMLLRVGYLLKHTSKVKISKFKNFILRANTSKHELNVLRGIVHQINWFLNNSKKNK, encoded by the coding sequence ATGATTTTGGGAAAAAATTTTTCTAATTTAAAGGTAATTTTAGTTGAACCAAATGGCCCTTTAAATGTAGGAAGCGTTGCTAGATTATGCAGCAATTTTGAAGTTGATGAATTAAGAATTGTTTCTCCTAAATGCGACATATTTTCTTTAGAAGCAAAAAAAATGGCTCTTAAAGGTCAAAAATTTCTTAAAAATTGCAAGGTTTTTGATGATCTTCAAAAAGCAATTTTTGATTGTGATTTGGTTCTAGCATCTTGTGGAAGGATAGATGTAAAAAAAGATTCATTATTTGTATCTTCTGAAGATATATTTGATTGGACTTTATCCTTTAAGAAGATTAATAATTTAGCAATTATATTTGGAAGAGAAGATAGGGGTTTAACTAACAGTGAATTGCTTCTAGCAAATAAAACTTTTAATATTCCAACTTCTCAGAATAACCCTTCATTAAATCTTTCTCACGCTGTTTCAATAGTTTTGTATGAATTAAATAAGTCTTCTAAAAAGAATCTAAATAATGAATTAAAAGTTTTTAACTTAGCATCATCGAAAGAAGTACATGATACATTTGTGGAGATAGAAGAGATGCTTTTGCGAGTTGGATATCTTTTAAAACATACCTCTAAAGTAAAAATTAGTAAATTTAAGAATTTTATTTTGAGGGCAAATACATCAAAGCACGAATTAAATGTTTTAAGAGGAATTGTCCATCAAATAAACTGGTTTTTGAATAATTCAAAAAAAAATAAGTAA